Proteins from one Candidatus Omnitrophota bacterium genomic window:
- a CDS encoding thiamine pyrophosphate-dependent enzyme — MANLKELNKRKELLSGGHRMCAGCASPIIVRQMGLSQEMPLVVGSATGCLEVSTTPNPFTAWNSSFVHCAFENSAATVSGAEAAYRSLRRRGKVKEEMRFVALGGDGGTYDIGLQSLSGMLERGQRILYLCYNNEAYMNTGVQRSSATPMGTQTTTAPVGKQSIGKKQFPKDLTGIAVAHRIPFVATASPSHWNDLITKSQKALSVDGPAFMNVISPCPLGWAYPSDKTIEIAKLAVDTCFWPLYEVENGNAWKLSYKPAAKKPITDYLKAQGRFRHLLRPENASVVEEIQKRIDDDWAALLKRCGAEA, encoded by the coding sequence ATGGCAAACTTAAAAGAACTTAATAAGAGAAAAGAGCTACTCTCCGGCGGGCACAGGATGTGTGCGGGCTGCGCATCTCCCATAATCGTAAGGCAGATGGGCCTGTCACAGGAGATGCCGTTAGTTGTGGGAAGCGCTACGGGCTGCCTCGAAGTCTCGACGACGCCGAATCCTTTTACGGCATGGAACTCGAGCTTTGTGCATTGCGCTTTCGAAAATTCCGCCGCCACCGTTTCAGGAGCTGAAGCGGCATACAGGTCGTTAAGGCGCCGCGGCAAGGTAAAGGAAGAGATGAGGTTTGTCGCGCTCGGCGGCGACGGCGGCACGTATGATATCGGACTGCAGTCGCTTTCGGGCATGCTTGAGCGCGGCCAAAGGATCTTGTATCTTTGCTACAATAACGAAGCTTATATGAATACAGGCGTCCAACGTTCAAGCGCCACGCCTATGGGAACCCAGACGACAACAGCGCCGGTCGGCAAGCAATCCATCGGGAAAAAACAGTTCCCGAAGGACTTGACAGGCATAGCGGTAGCGCATAGAATACCCTTTGTCGCGACGGCGAGCCCCAGCCACTGGAACGACCTTATAACAAAGTCGCAGAAGGCGCTTTCGGTAGACGGGCCCGCTTTCATGAACGTCATATCGCCGTGCCCGTTAGGGTGGGCTTATCCGTCGGATAAGACGATAGAGATAGCGAAACTCGCGGTCGATACATGCTTCTGGCCGCTCTACGAGGTTGAGAACGGCAATGCCTGGAAGCTGAGCTATAAGCCGGCCGCCAAGAAGCCGATCACGGATTACCTCAAAGCGCAGGGCCGTTTCCGCCACCTGTTAAGGCCGGAGAACGCTTCTGTGGTCGAGGAGATCCAGAAGAGGATAGACGACGATTGGGCCGCGCTGTTGAAACGCTGCGGCGCTGAGGCATAA
- a CDS encoding transketolase C-terminal domain-containing protein encodes MSKKLLALTGNDAAAYAMKQINPDVVAAYPITPQTSLMEKFAQFVADGELDTEIVLVESEHSAMSACVGASCAGARVMTATSSQGLALMWEIVYIASSYRLPIVMPLVNRALSGPINIHCDHSDAMGIRDSGWIQLWAENAQEVYDNLLQAIRIAENSDILLPVAVNYDGFIISHAIENMYLYDDAEVKKFVGEYKPKYTLLDPKKPTTFGGFDLPDYYFEHRRQMADAMSKSAKVIADTAKEFSKICGREYKFIEGYKLEDAEVAIVALGSTVGTARAVVDELREKGVKAGLLKIRMFRPFPENEIADALKHLKAIAILDRADALNAVGGPLFDEIRAALYKKSTMPVVNYVYGLGGRDMGLVEINKVYSDLAEIAKTGKAKDLVTYLGVRE; translated from the coding sequence ATGAGCAAAAAACTATTAGCTTTGACAGGTAACGACGCGGCAGCGTACGCTATGAAACAGATAAACCCGGATGTCGTTGCGGCATATCCGATCACGCCGCAAACGTCGCTGATGGAGAAGTTCGCGCAGTTCGTGGCCGACGGTGAGTTAGATACCGAAATAGTATTGGTAGAGTCCGAACACTCCGCGATGTCGGCATGCGTCGGCGCATCGTGCGCGGGAGCGCGCGTGATGACAGCTACATCATCGCAGGGCCTGGCGCTCATGTGGGAGATAGTCTATATCGCCTCGAGCTACCGCCTGCCGATAGTGATGCCGTTGGTGAACAGGGCGCTTTCAGGCCCCATTAATATACATTGCGACCATTCTGACGCGATGGGCATCCGCGATTCGGGCTGGATACAGCTCTGGGCCGAGAACGCGCAGGAAGTCTATGATAACCTCTTGCAGGCGATAAGGATAGCCGAGAATTCCGATATCCTCCTGCCTGTAGCAGTAAATTACGACGGCTTCATCATCAGCCATGCGATAGAGAACATGTATCTATATGACGACGCAGAGGTCAAGAAATTCGTCGGAGAGTACAAACCGAAATACACGCTGCTCGACCCGAAGAAGCCGACGACATTCGGAGGTTTCGACCTCCCGGATTATTATTTCGAGCACAGACGCCAGATGGCTGACGCGATGTCAAAATCGGCGAAGGTAATAGCCGATACGGCTAAGGAATTCTCGAAAATATGCGGCCGCGAGTATAAATTCATCGAGGGATACAAGCTCGAGGACGCGGAAGTCGCTATAGTCGCGCTCGGGTCGACGGTCGGGACGGCGCGCGCCGTCGTCGACGAACTCCGCGAGAAAGGCGTCAAGGCGGGCCTGTTGAAGATCCGCATGTTCAGGCCGTTCCCGGAGAACGAAATAGCGGATGCCTTAAAACACCTTAAGGCGATAGCGATCCTGGACCGCGCTGACGCGTTGAACGCGGTCGGCGGGCCTTTATTCGATGAGATAAGGGCTGCGCTTTACAAGAAGTCGACAATGCCGGTCGTCAATTACGTATACGGCCTCGGCGGGCGCGACATGGGCCTCGTCGAGATAAATAAGGTATATTCGGACCTGGCTGAGATAGCCAAGACCGGCAAGGCCAAAGACCTTGTGACATACCTGGGGGTAAGGGAATAA
- a CDS encoding RDD family protein, translated as MNQQTRRIDYAWARFWARFIDYFLFVFILIGIFYFINDSIYGFPSTKPGFRFAELFVWVFIESLLLSTWGATPGKWLLNITVRDSNGQKLRYLAALKRSLKVWIIGLLTGFSFPLSFLAMFFNNQAISNKGVTIWDREGQFVILHRKFSPFKFFLVAVFIVIAVLIYLFLFLCDNWSMRIT; from the coding sequence ATGAATCAGCAGACAAGAAGAATAGATTATGCTTGGGCTAGATTTTGGGCGAGATTCATAGACTACTTTCTTTTCGTTTTCATATTAATTGGGATATTTTATTTTATTAATGATTCTATCTATGGTTTTCCAAGCACTAAACCAGGATTTAGATTTGCAGAGCTATTCGTATGGGTTTTTATAGAATCTCTCTTGCTTTCGACGTGGGGCGCTACGCCTGGCAAATGGCTCTTAAATATAACCGTCAGAGATTCAAATGGACAAAAACTTAGATATTTAGCTGCATTAAAAAGAAGTTTAAAGGTTTGGATAATTGGGCTTCTAACGGGATTTAGCTTTCCACTCAGTTTTTTAGCAATGTTTTTTAACAATCAAGCGATTAGCAATAAGGGAGTTACAATTTGGGATCGTGAGGGGCAATTTGTGATCTTGCATAGAAAGTTTAGCCCATTTAAGTTTTTCCTGGTAGCCGTATTTATAGTTATAGCCGTTTTAATTTATTTGTTTCTGTTTCTTTGTGACAATTGGTCAATGAGGATTACATAG
- a CDS encoding 2-oxoacid:acceptor oxidoreductase family protein codes for MKGITEVVWHGRGGQGAVTAAKLLGEAALREGKNLQAFPEFGAERTGAPVRSFTRLSDKPITIHCSITAADCIVVLDPTLIDVVDITEGMKDDTSIVINTVFSPKEIRSKLGIKGGKIFTVDATSISVAKLGRNIPNMPMVGALIKATGVIKLENLTETFKESFAAKFTPEVIKGNLEAIEQAYKEVKAE; via the coding sequence ATGAAAGGTATAACTGAAGTAGTCTGGCACGGAAGAGGCGGGCAGGGCGCCGTTACCGCGGCAAAGCTGCTGGGTGAAGCGGCCCTCCGCGAGGGGAAGAATCTCCAGGCGTTCCCGGAGTTCGGCGCTGAACGTACCGGCGCGCCTGTAAGGAGTTTTACGAGGTTAAGCGATAAGCCCATCACGATCCACTGCTCGATAACGGCGGCGGATTGCATCGTGGTGCTCGACCCGACGCTCATAGATGTCGTCGACATCACCGAAGGGATGAAGGACGATACGTCGATAGTCATCAACACCGTCTTCTCGCCGAAAGAGATACGTTCAAAGCTCGGCATAAAGGGCGGAAAGATATTCACGGTTGACGCGACGTCGATATCGGTCGCGAAGCTCGGACGGAACATCCCGAACATGCCGATGGTCGGGGCGCTGATCAAGGCGACCGGGGTCATTAAGCTCGAGAACCTGACCGAGACGTTCAAAGAAAGTTTCGCGGCAAAGTTCACGCCTGAGGTCATCAAGGGCAACCTTGAGGCGATCGAGCAGGCGTATAAAGAGGTAAAGGCGGAATAA
- the recR gene encoding recombination mediator RecR, whose protein sequence is MPGYTRTMEKLISEFTKLPGIGQKSAERIVMHILKSPRENAAALSEAIIKLKDTIVFCKSCFNLSESDTCHICGDPMRDKTKILVVESPKDILAIEKSGAYRGLYHVLLGAISPLDGIGPDELKIKELMRRVKSDKIKEVILATDADTEGETTALYISQLLRNQGVKTTRIAYGLPVGSHLEYADQATLARALEGRNQIS, encoded by the coding sequence ATGCCCGGTTACACCAGGACTATGGAAAAATTGATATCCGAGTTTACTAAACTGCCCGGTATCGGCCAGAAATCCGCGGAACGCATCGTCATGCATATCCTCAAATCCCCCCGCGAGAACGCGGCCGCCCTCTCCGAAGCGATAATAAAACTCAAAGATACCATCGTTTTCTGCAAAAGCTGTTTTAATTTAAGCGAAAGCGATACCTGCCACATCTGCGGCGACCCGATGCGCGATAAAACGAAGATACTGGTGGTGGAAAGCCCCAAGGACATCCTCGCCATAGAAAAGAGCGGGGCATACAGGGGCCTATACCACGTCCTCCTGGGAGCTATCTCGCCCCTGGACGGGATAGGGCCGGATGAGCTTAAAATAAAGGAGCTTATGCGCCGCGTAAAGTCGGATAAGATAAAGGAAGTGATCCTCGCGACCGATGCCGATACCGAGGGCGAGACGACAGCCCTGTATATTTCGCAACTCCTTAGGAATCAAGGCGTTAAGACGACTCGCATAGCCTACGGCCTGCCTGTGGGATCCCATCTCGAATACGCCGACCAGGCGACCCTCGCCAGGGCGCTCGAAGGCCGGAATCAAATTTCTTGA
- a CDS encoding 4Fe-4S binding protein: MAKTEKVKAPSWKEVVIGGINPDAGSAMKYNSGTWRTFKPVWSEEKCIQCSLCWINCPDSSIMIKDGKVCGMDLVHCKGCGICAAICPVKPKKAIEMVKEEK, translated from the coding sequence ATGGCAAAAACGGAAAAAGTAAAAGCACCCAGTTGGAAAGAAGTGGTCATAGGCGGAATAAATCCGGACGCCGGCAGCGCGATGAAGTACAACAGCGGCACATGGCGCACGTTCAAGCCGGTCTGGTCGGAGGAAAAATGCATCCAGTGCAGCCTGTGCTGGATAAATTGCCCGGATTCATCGATCATGATAAAGGATGGCAAGGTCTGCGGGATGGACCTGGTTCATTGCAAGGGCTGCGGGATCTGCGCTGCGATCTGCCCGGTGAAACCGAAGAAAGCCATAGAAATGGTCAAGGAAGAAAAATGA